A segment of the Mercurialis annua linkage group LG4, ddMerAnnu1.2, whole genome shotgun sequence genome:
tgcaatttttgtaAAGGTGGAAGAGTTGCTCAAGAATTATGAGAATGTGTGTACATTGCGTGTGAGAATGCCGATTTCCGTTGATTTAGCCAATCCTCGAAACTTCATTACCAAGATTACTCGATACGAGAAGGTGGTTGACATTCCCAACTCGATGACAATCTTGGATGAATTGCTTCCCATTTCTATTGAGATGGCGAAGAGAAACCTCACTGGAATTTGGAACTTTACAAACCCCGGAGTGGTTAGTCACAATGAGATTTTAGAGATGTATCGCGATTATATTGACCCCAACTTCACATGGAAAAACTTCAATCTCGAGGAGCAGGCAAAAGTAATTGTCGCTCCAAGGAGTAATAACGAGCTTGATGCTAGCAAGTTGAGTAAGGAATTCCCCGAAATGTTGCCTATCAAGGAGTCACTTATCAAGTATGTATTCAAGCCAAATCAGAAAACTGCTGCGGCTTAAGGAATCTCTCTAGTTACTTGCGTGTCCGGATGCGAATGGCGCCAGTATTTGAAGTGTATGgttgaaatttttgttttttttctcttaATGTTATTTATTGTTACATCTTGTTTTTTTGTTCCTTTCCAATATTGCGAAGCATGATTGCAGCTATTGATGTTTGAAAGTTGTATTTGTAACTTGATGTTTAATAAATTAGTCGGAAATGATGTATCGAGttatagaatatatttttttgaagtaCATTAAGTTTATCTTTTGCTAATCCGTTGATAGATATGTCCTTTGAATTTCAGCATTCAATTTGCTTGCTATACAATTACTTGTCTATTCTACAGGAGGATGTTTCATCATCTTGAGTTTTCTGAATCATTCAAAGGTGTGTAGTCTTTAACGAACAATTTTCTTTTgcacaaattttattttactgcTCATCTGATGACTACTTTTTTTTCACTGAGATAatattttattgcaatttaaagCTGTCACGACAGGCACATATggctaaatatttttaattataaggtAGTTTATTGTTGaataatatgaaatgtttgatcTCATAACCTCTCTTACCCACTTAGTAGCTATAACAGAGAGATTTTTCTTATTACTTTGTATTTCGACACTGTAGTAAATTTAATCTGACATAGTAGAATTTCCCAAGTTATTGAGACTCGCTTAATTAGTTGCGTCCGAGGATTCCACTCTTGTGATACATTGAAGAACCTTTGAGTTTGAATGATTTCTTTTGCATATTGTTGGTGTAAGGAGGAGAATATGCAGCACCAGGGAGTATATTGTATACTACTAGTGGACTTCTAACCGTATTATTTCCATCATTCCACATGATCGCACCTGAGATGATTGGCTGCTGCGACATTTCCGGGCCGTTAACCTTGACGGTAAATGTTTTAGTCTCTCCGAAGTAAGAGAATGACAAGAGAGCTGGCTCGACGGTCACACTAATAGTACTTGGAACTTCCATGCTCAGACCGTAAGTTGAGTTAGGTTGGCCAACATTTGTAACTGTTCTTGTAAACGTTGCCTGAATCGGCTGCCCATCTTCAACTGCGACGGAGAAACTTGGGTAATTAAGATCCCAAGCTCTTCCCAGATCAGTGGTGTTGCAAATGCTGCTGTTGTCGCCGGTGATCAGTCTTAGAGTGGTAGTGTTGTAACCTTGCTTGCATAGGAAGTTAATGTAATCTGCTTCAGATGCATCGTAAACAAGTCCAGGTTTTGTTGCTGCCTCAGGATTTATGTGACCCGACCCATAAGCAAACTCAAGATCTGAGTTCTTTCTCGAGTCCATGACATAAGCTATTCAACGAAAATATGAGTAGGTTAGTGATCGATGGTGCTAAATCGATCTCACTATGTCAGATTTGTTATTAATCTATATAGGACGGAAACAAACGTCAACATTAGATTTCTTGAAAAGAAAACAGTAAAATAACATCTTTTACAAAAAgaagatataaatataaaattttagaatatCAGAATGTTTTTGAACTTGAAAATGAACGGGGACATAAAAATGGAGAAGTTTCTGCGCAGCATGGATTAAAGCAGTACCTGTAGTCATGAGGGCTGATTTAACGGCAGCAGCGGACCAGTTAGGATGAGCAGCCTTGACATAAGCAGCAGCACCACTAGCGTGCGGGCACGACATGGATGTACCTGAGATTATGTTGAAATTCACACTTCGAGTGTCGTCCTCGTAGATAGAAGGCGGCGACACAGGAGACCAGGCAGCTAGAATGTCCACACCGGGTGCAGTCAGATCAGGCTTCAGAATGTCAGGGCTAATAGGGTTGGGTCCTCTAGAAGAGAAGGAAACCACAGAGGGTGCCATGATATCTGACCATTGCTCACTAACCAGAATCGTAGCAATTGGATACCTGTAAATGAAATCTTActttagttttatttgtttaCAGTATTCTTTTCCGAAATTGAATACTTAGTTAGATTAAGAGTTAAGAAAATGCTTATTACTCTGTAGAAGTGATGTAATCCATAATGTCTTGGCCGTCTTCTGTAGTAATTACCGTTGCTGGTAACGGATAGCTGAAAGCAAAATCTTTGCTGTACTCTGAATCAGCCATTATAGTACCAACTCCATTAGCTAACAGAATACCTGAACCATCCCAAATTGTTTCACAGAAAACAATCTTTCCTTGTACAATCTGCGAATTCATCGCACCCGTAATgcacatttttgcaatttcaggATCCGCTCCAGCAGAGTAGTTTGCTGCATCTCCTCCCCAAATCAATGGGTATGTACTGTTGAGTACAAAGCTATTAACGGATAATCCCTGAAATTTATcaccagaaaaaaaaaattaattacataacatACAAAACTGATGTACTCTTATTTTAAATTGCATGAAAACTTCATGAGTCCTATGTTTTTTTGTTCCGTCTATTCGACATTTTCTCAGATTTAGTGTTTTTGTTTCCATGCTACATAGATCATATGTGAAACTCACACTGATGACTTTTCCATTGCCAAGAGCAACATTGGCAAGGAATTTCCTGTCAATTGTGCTGGCAGCAACAGTCAATGTCCAAGGTGCGACATTAGAGACAGAGTAAGGAAAAGGTCCAGAATTTCCGGCAGAATTCGATGTCAGGATACCGTATTTCATGGCATGGAACGAACCAATAGCAATTGGGTCCTCCATATATGGGAATGCCATGAAAGAACCGAGGGATACGGATATAATGTCTACTCCATCTGCTATAGCATCATCAAAGGCAGCAAGAATATCTGCTGAAGCACATCCAAAAGACCAGCAGACTTTGTATACGGAAATTCTGGCATATGGGACGCCACCTCTTGCAACTCCTTCTGCTAGACCCAAGTAACTTGCCCCTTGCACTTCTCGTCCGGCTGAAGTCGAAGCAGTGTGGGACCCGTGTCCTTCTGAGTCTCTTGGGGATTTGAAGTCGGTTTCATAATACTCGCCCTCACTGTTAT
Coding sequences within it:
- the LOC126677959 gene encoding cucumisin-like; the protein is MAKAGLVSLLYTLLLAAFFMHCHGNEKKVHIVYMGNRPHGDLSAQAIHHSMLKNVLGSTSAAKESLIYSYGRSFNGFAAKLSDDEVEKLSETEGVISVMPNHIFKIHTTRSWDFTGFSKPKLSGSLQGDVVIGLLDTGVWPESESFSDDGMSPPPSKWKGTCQGEGNFTCNNKIIGARYYNSEGEYYETDFKSPRDSEGHGSHTASTSAGREVQGASYLGLAEGVARGGVPYARISVYKVCWSFGCASADILAAFDDAIADGVDIISVSLGSFMAFPYMEDPIAIGSFHAMKYGILTSNSAGNSGPFPYSVSNVAPWTLTVAASTIDRKFLANVALGNGKVISGLSVNSFVLNSTYPLIWGGDAANYSAGADPEIAKMCITGAMNSQIVQGKIVFCETIWDGSGILLANGVGTIMADSEYSKDFAFSYPLPATVITTEDGQDIMDYITSTEYPIATILVSEQWSDIMAPSVVSFSSRGPNPISPDILKPDLTAPGVDILAAWSPVSPPSIYEDDTRSVNFNIISGTSMSCPHASGAAAYVKAAHPNWSAAAVKSALMTTAYVMDSRKNSDLEFAYGSGHINPEAATKPGLVYDASEADYINFLCKQGYNTTTLRLITGDNSSICNTTDLGRAWDLNYPSFSVAVEDGQPIQATFTRTVTNVGQPNSTYGLSMEVPSTISVTVEPALLSFSYFGETKTFTVKVNGPEMSQQPIISGAIMWNDGNNTVRSPLVVYNILPGAAYSPPYTNNMQKKSFKLKGSSMYHKSGILGRN
- the LOC126677960 gene encoding bifunctional dTDP-4-dehydrorhamnose 3,5-epimerase/dTDP-4-dehydrorhamnose reductase encodes the protein MVFQNGTAAKPFKFLIYGRTGWIGGLLGKLCESQGIEYVYGNGRLENRASLENDVASINPTHVFNAAGVTGRPNVDWCESHKVETIRTNVVGTLTLADVCRDKGLILINYATGCIFEYDDKHTLGSGVGFKEEDTPNFVGSFYSKTKAMVEELLKNYENVCTLRVRMPISVDLANPRNFITKITRYEKVVDIPNSMTILDELLPISIEMAKRNLTGIWNFTNPGVVSHNEILEMYRDYIDPNFTWKNFNLEEQAKVIVAPRSNNELDASKLSKEFPEMLPIKESLIKYVFKPNQKTAAA